A window of Streptomyces sp. NBC_01689 genomic DNA:
GGCGACAGGTCGTACGCGGGCCGGGAGCGGGTGCGGTCCGGTTCCGGGACGGCCGACGGCACGGGCACCGGACGTTCGGCGACGCTCGTGCCCGAGCCCTGGCGGGCGGTGAGCCAGCCCTCGGCCACCAGGTCGGTGTACGCGTCCGCGACCGTGTTGCGGGCGATGCCCAGGTCGGCGGCGAGGGAGCGTGAGGAGGGCAGCCGGGTGCCGGGCGCCAGCCGGCCGCCGCGGACCGCCTCCCGCAGGGCGTCCGTCAGCCCCTTGCGCACACCGGAGCCGGTTGGCTCCACATGGAGGTCGATCCCGAAAGTGGCCCAAGATTCCGCCATGGAAATGGACCATACTCCTGGGCTGCCTGCTTCGTAGGGTTCGAGACATGACGACGAACGACACCCCCACCGACCTCCCGACCGGCACCACCACCGAGGAGTACGCCCCCGAGCACAGCCCCCGTCTGGCCTGGGCCAAGCTGGCCCCCGACGTCTACAAGGCCATGGTCCGGCTCGACACGGCCGCCCAGCAGGGGCTCGACCCGAAGCTCGGCGAGCTGGTGCGGATCCGCGCGTCACAGCTCAACCACTGCGCGTTCTGTCTCGACATGCACAGCAAGGACGCGCTCGCCGCGGGCGAGAGCGTCGAGCGGATCGTGCAGCTCGACGCGTGGGACGAGTCCCGGCACTTCTACACCGAGAAGGAGCTCGCGGCGATCGAGCTGACGGAGGCGGTCACCGTGCTGACCGACGGCTTCGTGCCCGACGACGTCTACGCGCGCGCCGCCCGGCACTTCGAGGAGGCCGAACTGGCCCAGCTGATCGCCTCCATCGCGGTGATCAACGCGTGGAACCGGTTCGGCGTGACCTGCCGGCTCGTGCCCGGCCACTACACACCGGGCCAGTACAAGTAAGGACGGCGGTGCCGCCCCGGCGTGCCGGGGCGGCCCGGCTCACGACAGCCACGCCCGCCAGGTCGACGGGTGGCTGTCCACCCACTTCTTCGCCGCGTCCTGCGCCGACATCTTGTCGTTGGCGATCATCAGGGAGACCTCGTTCTGGTCCTCGGTCGTCCACCTGAACTTCTTCAGGAAGGCGGCCGCCCTGCCGCCGTTCTTCGCGAAGTCCGTGTTGAGGTACTTCTGGAGCGGGGTGTGCGGATAGGCGCAGGCGACCTTGGCCGTGTCCGCGTCGCAGCCCTCCTTGTAGGCGGGCAGCTTCACCTCCGTCATCGGGACCTTCTTGAACAGCCACTGGGGTGAGTACCAGTACGTGAGGAAGGGCTTCCGCTCCTTCGCGAACTGCTTCATCTGGGTGATCTGCGCGGCTTCCGAACCGGCGAAGACGACCTGGTAGTCCAGCTTCAGGTTGCCGACCAGCGCCTTGTCGTTGGTCACGTACGACGGGGAGCCGTCCAGCAGCTGGCCCTTGCCGCCGCTCTCCGCGGTGCGCAGCCGGCCGGCGTACTTGTTCAGGTTCTTCCAGTCGGTGACGTCCGGGTGCTGCCGGGCGAAGTACGTGGGCACGTACCAGCCGATGTGCCCGGTGACCCCCAGCCCGCCGCCCGCGACGATCGTCTTCTTGTCCCGGACGTACCGCTTCTCCTGGTCGGGGTGGCCCCAGTCCTCCAGGATGGCGTCGACCCGGCCCTGGCTGAGCGCGTCCCAGGCGGGGACCTCGTCGACCTGCACGGTGTCGACGCGATAGCCGAGCTCGTGCTCCAGGAGGTACTGGGCGACACCCACGTTGGCCTGCGCGCCCACCCAGGACTGCACGGACAGGGTGACCGTGCCGGCGCCCTGGGCGCCCGCGAAGGGCGAGGCCTGCTTGGTCATGTCGGCCGCGCCGCAGCCGGTCAGCAGCAGCAGCGCGGACACACCGGCCGTCACCGGAATCGTACGGACGCGCATGTCACGCTCCCTTCTTCGTGGACCGCCGGGTCGGCTGGGTCACCCGGTCGAGCATCAGGCCGAGGCAGACGATCGCCGCTCCGGCCACCAGGCCGGTCGCCAGGTCGCCCTGGGCGAGGCCGAACACGACGTCGTAGCCGAGCGCGCCGCCGCCGACCAGACCGCCGATGATGACGACCGCGAGGACCAGCACGACCCCCTGGTTGACGGCGAGGAGCAGGGCCGGGCGGGCCAGCGGGAGCTGGACCTGGCGCAGTTGCTGGGCGCCGGTGGCGCCGAGCGAACGGGCCGCCTCCAGCGCGGCCGGGTCGACGGCGCGCAGTCCCTGCGTGGTGATACGGACCACGGCGGGCAGGGCGTAGACGACGGCCGCGGCGACGGCGGGCGCGCGGCCGACGCCGAACAGCGCCACCACGGGGATGAGGTACACGAACTGCGGCATCGTCTGGAAGACGTCGAGGACGGGCCGCAGCAGCCGCTCGACACGCTCGCTGCGCGCGGCCGCCACACCGGTCGCGAAGCCGAGCACGAGGGTCACGGCAACGGCGGCGAGCACCTGCGAGAGCGTGTCGAGGGAGGGCTTCCACACGCCCAGCACCCCGATCGCGGCCATCGCGAGGACGGCGGTGAGCGCGGTGCGCCAGGTGCCGATCAGCCAGGCGAGGGCGGCGACGATCAGCAGGACCGACCACCAGGGCAGCGCCTGGAGGCCGTCCCGCAGGGGGTCCAGGACCCAGGTGGTGAAACGGCCGGCCCAGTCGGCGGTGCCGCCGAGGTAGGGGACTCCGGAGTAGAGGTGGTCGGTCATCCAGCCGACCACGCGGTTCACCGGCTCGGCGATGTGCAGGGTCCAGGTGCCGGGCCAGTCGAGCCGGTCGGTGAGGCGTCCGGCGACCGCCGCGGCGACGGCCGCGGCTAGGGCGTACACCCAGGTGAGGGCGGTTCCTCCGGCGCGGGTGCCGAGCCGCTCGCCCGCGGCGCCGGTCACCCGGTCCAGGACCACCGCGAGCAGCACGATCGGGATGCCGGCAGCGAGCGCGGCACCGACGTCGACGGAGGCGAGGGCCTGGTAGACACGGTCGCCGAGGCCGCCCGCCCCGATGACGGAGGCGATGACCGCCATCGACAGCGCCATCATGATGGTCTGGTTGAGGCCCAGCAGGAGTTCCTTGCGGGCCAGCGGGAGACGGGCGGTCAGCAGCCGCTGCCGGGCCGTGGCGCCGAGCGAGGTGACGGCCTCCATCACCCCGGTGTCGGCCTCGCGCAGGCCGAGCGCGGTCAGCCGGGCCATGGGCGGCGCCGCGTACACGACGGTGGCGAGGACGGCGGCGGGGACCCCGATCCCGAAGACCAGGACGACCGGCAGCAGGTACGCGAACGCCGGGAGCACCTGCATGGTGTCGAGGACCGGACGCAGCGCGCGGTAGGTGCGGTCGGAGAGACCGGCGGCGAGGCCGAGCAGCGCGCCGAGGGCGACGGACGCGAGGACGGCGACCACCATGAGCGCGAGCGTCTGGAGGGTGGGCACCCACATGCCGAGCAGCCCGCAGGCGAGGAAGGCGGCGGCCGTTCCGAGCGCGAGCCGGATGCCGGCGGCCCGCCAGGCGACCAGAGCCGCGGCCACCGTGACGCCGGCCCAGCCCGCGGCGAGCAGCGCCAGGTAGACGGCGCGCACGCAGAGGACGACGGCGTTGCTGACGTAGCCGAAGAAGTACAGGAACAGCGGGTGGCTGTCCCGGTTGTCGATGATCCAGTCGCTGGTTCTGCCGAGGGGGCCTGCGAGGTCGACGGTGAGCGCGTGCGGCCAGGTACCGCTGGCCCAGCGGGAGTCGAGAACCGGGACGAGGACGGCCGCGGCGACGGCGAGCAGCAGGATCTTGGCCAGGGCGCGGTGCCGGCCGGCGCTCCTGAGCAGGGCGGAGACGCCGGTGTGTCCGACGGTCGCGGTGACGGCGGCCATCAGGCCACCTCCTCGCCGCGGGGCGCGGAGTCCGTCCCCGCCACCACCCCGAGCAGCGCGGCCGGGTCCACGACGCCGAGGCAGCGTCCGTTCTCCATGACCCGTGCCGTGTCGCCGGAGCGGGCCACCGCCTCGATGGCCTGCGACACGGT
This region includes:
- a CDS encoding ABC transporter substrate-binding protein — translated: MRVRTIPVTAGVSALLLLTGCGAADMTKQASPFAGAQGAGTVTLSVQSWVGAQANVGVAQYLLEHELGYRVDTVQVDEVPAWDALSQGRVDAILEDWGHPDQEKRYVRDKKTIVAGGGLGVTGHIGWYVPTYFARQHPDVTDWKNLNKYAGRLRTAESGGKGQLLDGSPSYVTNDKALVGNLKLDYQVVFAGSEAAQITQMKQFAKERKPFLTYWYSPQWLFKKVPMTEVKLPAYKEGCDADTAKVACAYPHTPLQKYLNTDFAKNGGRAAAFLKKFRWTTEDQNEVSLMIANDKMSAQDAAKKWVDSHPSTWRAWLS
- a CDS encoding carboxymuconolactone decarboxylase family protein, encoding MTTNDTPTDLPTGTTTEEYAPEHSPRLAWAKLAPDVYKAMVRLDTAAQQGLDPKLGELVRIRASQLNHCAFCLDMHSKDALAAGESVERIVQLDAWDESRHFYTEKELAAIELTEAVTVLTDGFVPDDVYARAARHFEEAELAQLIASIAVINAWNRFGVTCRLVPGHYTPGQYK
- a CDS encoding ABC transporter permease — its product is MAAVTATVGHTGVSALLRSAGRHRALAKILLLAVAAAVLVPVLDSRWASGTWPHALTVDLAGPLGRTSDWIIDNRDSHPLFLYFFGYVSNAVVLCVRAVYLALLAAGWAGVTVAAALVAWRAAGIRLALGTAAAFLACGLLGMWVPTLQTLALMVVAVLASVALGALLGLAAGLSDRTYRALRPVLDTMQVLPAFAYLLPVVLVFGIGVPAAVLATVVYAAPPMARLTALGLREADTGVMEAVTSLGATARQRLLTARLPLARKELLLGLNQTIMMALSMAVIASVIGAGGLGDRVYQALASVDVGAALAAGIPIVLLAVVLDRVTGAAGERLGTRAGGTALTWVYALAAAVAAAVAGRLTDRLDWPGTWTLHIAEPVNRVVGWMTDHLYSGVPYLGGTADWAGRFTTWVLDPLRDGLQALPWWSVLLIVAALAWLIGTWRTALTAVLAMAAIGVLGVWKPSLDTLSQVLAAVAVTLVLGFATGVAAARSERVERLLRPVLDVFQTMPQFVYLIPVVALFGVGRAPAVAAAVVYALPAVVRITTQGLRAVDPAALEAARSLGATGAQQLRQVQLPLARPALLLAVNQGVVLVLAVVIIGGLVGGGALGYDVVFGLAQGDLATGLVAGAAIVCLGLMLDRVTQPTRRSTKKGA